Genomic DNA from Aminobacterium mobile DSM 12262:
CTGCGCTTATATTAATAGTACACTTGGAAACCAGTTATTGTTTAATAAAGCTCCTAAAACAGGAACAGGGGATGTTATTGTTAGCGTACAGGCTCTTGATCCTCTACCAGTTCCCCCACGAACAGCTAAAAATATTCAAGTCATTGATGAAATTGAAGTTTTATTTATTCAAATATTGACACACAAAGAACAGGACTCCAATTCAGATGTAAGTCTTTTGGAAAAACAAATTGATCAGCTTGTTTATCAGCTCTACGATCTTACTCCTGAAGAAATAGCCATAGTTGAAAGGGGGAACATGAAATGAGCAAAGATTCAATTAGTGAGGTTGTGGTAGAAAAAAGGCTTTTTGACAATGTTTCGAAAGACTTGTATCCAATAAGTTTAGCTAAAAATTGTACAATTAAAGAGTTTATAGATCACTATAATGAGCGAAATAAAGATAAACTTGTTAGTTTTATTAGGAATCGTTTTATGGAACGGTTTATTATTCCAATGGATATGGAAATGAACGAAGACTTCAAAAGCGATTGCAAAAGCGATTGCAAAAGCGATTGCAAAAGCGATTGCAAAAGCGACTTCTTATTAAATAAATATCGTCCTCTAAAACATGGTTTTTGTACTATGGCAATTTGTTGTTTGATGATCGAAGCCCTTCAAAGTTTTCGAAAAGGATTGCCAGATACTAGGGGGCAGACTAGAGATGTCTTTCTAGATTTCTTTAAAGAAAACAAAGACTTTCAGCTTAACAATGATTGTCTTCGTGAAAGTTTTTATGTAGGAGTGCGATGTGGCATTTTACACCAAGCAGAAACAACGGACGGATGGAAGATTTGTCGTGACGGCGAATTAATATCCGTTGAGGGAAAAAAAATTAACGCAACAAAATTTTTATGGGAGATGAGGAAAGTCTTGGAAAATTACTGCGAAGATCTAAAGAGATCTGAGTGGAATGAAAAGAGAGGACTTTGGCATAATTTCCTTAAAAAAATGGAGGTAATAATAAAGAATTGTGAGGGTAAATAAATGATTGTTTACTTTGCGTATGGCTCCAATTTGGATAAAGAACAAATGCAAAATCGTTGCCCTTCTTCTTGCTTTTTATGCAAAGCTCTTTTAGAAAACTACAAACTAGCATTTACGCGGAAATCTACTAAACGGGGTGGTGGAGTTGCAGATATAGTTGAATCGGTGGGGTCAAGAGTTTGGGGCGTAGTATACCAGTTAGATGAAAGAGAATTAGAGTTACTTGATAAACGTGAAGGGTATGATCCAAATAGGAAAAAGAATATGGAAAAGAATTGTTACATCAGAAAAGAATTAACAGTTTGTATGGATGGATATGAAAGAAAACAAATAATGGCTTATGCCTATCAGGTTCAGGAACCTTCCTCTTCTCATATTCCACCAAGTAGAAAGTACTTGAATCAAATTATTTCAGCTGCTGAATTTTGGGGTATAGATCCTGAATATATTGAAGAATTAAAAAATAAGGCGAGAAGTACTTAAAACAATATGGTTAGTCTCTTTAATGTAAATGGTTACAATATAGCGTTCAACAAAACCTTAAATGAAAAAATAGTGCTAGTTCTTTTGTTTTAACTTTTTACTTCACATCCTGAAAATTTCTTTCTATTTTACTGTGCTAAAGAAAAACTATATTAAGAAAACAGTCCCTTTAAAATTTGAAGATGACTTCTCATTTCTACTCAGAACCCAAGAATGGAGAAATTGGTTACAAATCAAGCGTGTTTTCATTGAAAATTCCATTACACAGAAGGGGGTTGTGCTGATGCGGATTGTCCGACTAAAAGTGGACCATTTCCGAGGAATTGAATCGTGTGATTTTTTATTTCCCGATAATACACGAATAGCGTGTTTTATTGGAGCTGGTGATAGTACAAAAACGACCCTATTCAGGGCAATAGAATGGGCATTGTGGCCGAATTGGAACATAAATGTTGCAGATACAGATTTCTATAATGGAGATTTGACTAAACCGATAAAGATTGAAGTTACAGTAACTGAAATTCCAGTTTTTTTATTATCGGAAGAAAAATTTGGACTCTATCTTAGAAAGAATCTAATTGATGAACCAGGAATTGATGAACCAGGAATTGATGAACCAGGAATTGATGAACCAGGAAATGATGAACCAGCGGAAGGAGAGTCTCCTTGCTTATCTATACAGTTGTCCATCGGTGAGGATTTGGAACCACATTGGAGTGTCATATGTAATCGTCTAGATCCCAAACCTATTTCAACTAGAGATAGGCAAAGTATGAGTTTTGGGTCAGTGGGTGAAAACTGTGGTCGTGACCTCGTGTGGGGAAGATATTCAGCATTACAAAAATATGGAACTGCTCAAGTTCCTATTAAGGAGGCTCTACTTACTACGCTAAGAGAGGCTGCAAGCCATTCTGAATTAAGGGAGTTAAATGTTGTTTCAGAACAGGTTTTAGATGTAGGACGTCGCTATGGAGTCAGTTTTGAAGGAGAAGTAATAAGCCGGCTAATAATGAATAGTGGATCGATATCATCTTCTGCGGCGTTGTTTGATAACAATGTTCCTTTGAGACAAAGAGGGACTGGAAGCCAACGTCTATTGTCTATGGGACTTAACATCAATGCTTTTGAAGATGGGACAGTATTATTAGTAGATGAAATAGAGACTGGGCTAGAGCCATTTAGACTTCGTAGTTTAATAAATGAGTTTCGCTCAACTCATGAGGATAATGGACAAGTACTTATGACAACACATTCTCCTGTTGTTGTTGCGGAGTGTAGTGTGAATGAGTTGCTTATTGTTCATTCTAACTCAGGAAGAACAAGTGTTTTTTCATTACTAGATGAAGAAAATATAGATGCGATGCAACGAATCATTAGGACTAATCCTGAGTCTTTTTTGAGCAAACGGATAATTGTTTGTGAGGGAAAAACCGAAGTTGGATTTATTAGAGCTTTAGATGATTATTTAAGTAACACTGATAATTTCAGAATGGCCTATGAAGGGGTCACTACAGCGAATGGGTCTGGATCCGATGTTTTAACAACAGCCCAAAAGCTTATGGGTTGTGGTTACGATGTATGTGTTTTCATGGATTCTGACAGAGAAGATCAAGAATCCGAGAAAAATATTGCCTGTAAAAAATATGATATTCCTATCTATTCTTGGGCAACAGGTAATTCTATTGAGGAACAAATTTTTTGTGACAGTTGTAATACGATGCTTAAAAATTTGCTATCTGTTGCAATTGAAGATAAAGGTATTCAACGCATAAAGACGAAACTTCAAGATCTTTCGTTTGTAAAAATCGAAGACACTATTGAAATTAAAAGCACTACTAAAACTCAAAGAAAACAACTTGGAACTATTGCTAAAAAAGAAAATTGGTATAAGAGGATTGGACTTGGACAGGAAATTGGAAATATTGTTTTTTCACATTGGTCTGAGCTTGATAGTAAAACGAATCTAAAACAGACAGTTGATGCATTAGTAGATTGGATAAGGAAAAAATGACAAATATAACTGAATTACAAGACTTGGAGCATATGCCGTCTGCTGCGATTGTTGCCCCTGCTGGACATGGAAAAACTGAAATTATTGTAGATATCGTAAAACGAACTAGGGGTAGATGTCTTGTTTTGACCCATACAAACGCTGGTGTTGAAGCCGTTCGCAAGAGAATGAGAAAAAGAGAAATTCCTAATTCTAAATATAAAGTATTGACAATTGCCGGGTTTTGTATGTATTGGTGCTTTGCTTATCCATCAACTGCTCACTTTACACAGATAGAGGAAGAACCATGCGATGAAGACTATAAGCAACTATATGCGGGAGCAAAAATAATATTTGGAAAAGAATGGGCGCAGAATGTTCTTTCAGCATCATATTCAAAAGTTATTGTCGATGAATATCAAGATTGCCTTCAAATTCAACATGAAATTTTTACAACTATTTCTAGTTTTATCCCAATAATTGTGCTTGGAGATCCGATGCAAGCTATTTTTGGATGGGCTGGTCAACTAGTAGATTGGAAATTGATTGATTTTCCAATTATTGAATTATCAACAAAACCTTGGAGATGGGAAAAGAGTAATCCTGCTTTGGGTAAGTGGCTGACAAAAGTTCGTTCTAAAATGTTATCAGTTTTGAATGGGGATACCGTTACATTAAATCTTAGAAACATTGATAATGTTGTTGAAATAATCTCCAAAGATGCTTTATCATGGAAGAAGATATGGGAATGCACATCACCATTTAATAGTGTTACGTTCATAACACAGTGGTTATCTCAACAGGTTGAATTTTCTAGGAT
This window encodes:
- a CDS encoding gamma-glutamylcyclotransferase family protein gives rise to the protein MIVYFAYGSNLDKEQMQNRCPSSCFLCKALLENYKLAFTRKSTKRGGGVADIVESVGSRVWGVVYQLDERELELLDKREGYDPNRKKNMEKNCYIRKELTVCMDGYERKQIMAYAYQVQEPSSSHIPPSRKYLNQIISAAEFWGIDPEYIEELKNKARST
- a CDS encoding UvrD-helicase domain-containing protein; the protein is MTNITELQDLEHMPSAAIVAPAGHGKTEIIVDIVKRTRGRCLVLTHTNAGVEAVRKRMRKREIPNSKYKVLTIAGFCMYWCFAYPSTAHFTQIEEEPCDEDYKQLYAGAKIIFGKEWAQNVLSASYSKVIVDEYQDCLQIQHEIFTTISSFIPIIVLGDPMQAIFGWAGQLVDWKLIDFPIIELSTKPWRWEKSNPALGKWLTKVRSKMLSVLNGDTVTLNLRNIDNVVEIISKDALSWKKIWECTSPFNSVTFITQWLSQQVEFSRMTRGLFQNDEAQECRDLFEYAYSFDSLRGAELGYRVLAFLAQSATHVSSELSSYFKHLEKRDLDFSKIKKHKDLGFLITELCQKKSQDIIISIIEWFESQCKFYIYRKELIAEMKRGLRYSKIHNISVLKATEEIRRNPKLQRKYSKFRFLASRTVLSKGLEFECVLVDMRQPLCAKDFYVAITRATKMVYIITNNSNNISFRVH
- a CDS encoding ATP-dependent nuclease — its product is MRIVRLKVDHFRGIESCDFLFPDNTRIACFIGAGDSTKTTLFRAIEWALWPNWNINVADTDFYNGDLTKPIKIEVTVTEIPVFLLSEEKFGLYLRKNLIDEPGIDEPGIDEPGIDEPGNDEPAEGESPCLSIQLSIGEDLEPHWSVICNRLDPKPISTRDRQSMSFGSVGENCGRDLVWGRYSALQKYGTAQVPIKEALLTTLREAASHSELRELNVVSEQVLDVGRRYGVSFEGEVISRLIMNSGSISSSAALFDNNVPLRQRGTGSQRLLSMGLNINAFEDGTVLLVDEIETGLEPFRLRSLINEFRSTHEDNGQVLMTTHSPVVVAECSVNELLIVHSNSGRTSVFSLLDEENIDAMQRIIRTNPESFLSKRIIVCEGKTEVGFIRALDDYLSNTDNFRMAYEGVTTANGSGSDVLTTAQKLMGCGYDVCVFMDSDREDQESEKNIACKKYDIPIYSWATGNSIEEQIFCDSCNTMLKNLLSVAIEDKGIQRIKTKLQDLSFVKIEDTIEIKSTTKTQRKQLGTIAKKENWYKRIGLGQEIGNIVFSHWSELDSKTNLKQTVDALVDWIRKK